The proteins below are encoded in one region of Deinococcus aquaedulcis:
- a CDS encoding ABC transporter ATP-binding protein, whose translation MTLTAPPAASPSSVPAARDLSGREIAIDVQHLVKTFRKRQGGRPLRPQYSESRAVDDVTFQVRRGEIYGVLGPNGSGKSTLIRAMSTLLIPDAGTVGIFGLDVVKDEAQVRRLLNRVSVDAAFYKKLSPRENLLYSAQLYGLDRHVAQERAQATLKRLGLKEKAFFEPLEEMSRGMQQKVAIARAFLTSPVIVLLDEPTTGLDPKSRRDVQEFVLELRDVHDATIILTTHDMPEAERLCDRIAFISGGKFVAEGTAEQLRQQAGEGKSLEDAFIELTGEGLSEKEESE comes from the coding sequence ATGACCCTGACCGCCCCTCCAGCGGCGAGCCCTTCTTCTGTGCCCGCTGCCCGTGATCTCAGCGGCCGAGAGATTGCCATTGACGTGCAGCACCTCGTCAAGACCTTTCGCAAGCGCCAGGGTGGCCGCCCCCTGCGCCCGCAGTACAGCGAGAGCCGCGCCGTGGACGACGTGACCTTTCAGGTGCGCCGGGGCGAGATCTATGGCGTGCTGGGCCCCAACGGCAGCGGCAAAAGCACCCTGATCCGCGCCATGAGCACCCTGCTGATTCCTGACGCCGGCACCGTGGGCATCTTCGGCCTGGACGTGGTGAAGGACGAGGCGCAGGTGCGGCGGCTGCTCAACCGCGTCTCTGTGGACGCCGCCTTTTACAAGAAGCTCAGCCCGCGCGAGAATTTGCTGTATTCGGCGCAGCTGTACGGCCTGGACCGTCATGTGGCGCAGGAACGCGCCCAGGCCACCTTGAAACGGCTGGGCCTGAAGGAAAAAGCCTTTTTCGAGCCCCTGGAAGAGATGAGCCGGGGCATGCAGCAAAAAGTGGCGATTGCCCGCGCCTTTCTGACCAGTCCAGTGATTGTGCTGCTGGACGAACCCACCACCGGCCTGGACCCCAAGTCGAGGCGCGACGTGCAGGAATTCGTGCTGGAACTGCGCGACGTGCACGACGCCACCATCATCCTGACCACCCACGACATGCCGGAAGCCGAGCGCCTCTGTGACCGCATCGCCTTTATCAGCGGCGGCAAATTTGTGGCCGAGGGCACCGCCGAGCAACTGCGCCAGCAGGCCGGCGAGGGCAAGAGCCTGGAAGACGCCTTCATTGAACTGACCGGCGAAGGGCTGAGCGAAAAAGAAGAGAGCGAGTAA
- a CDS encoding ABC transporter permease, giving the protein MTTPVHPPSPSPDPHRTTPGTLAHQLRAAFAFVFRDFHLTRRYWSWVLVFTFYDMVSAASIMLIGVAAGSPRLTLTLLLGAVMWSFLGRLFGEIANSISYERWEGTIEYTFMAPVSRLTHLVGVSLFAGAYALLRGVLVFLFMGLFVDIGASFGQVLQCLVVFMVASLGFMGIGLMAAVLPVMSTENGAQATNIIQAVFLLISGVYYPVSVLPGWLQPVSALSPATYALEACRKILGVNGTGTAIEAGVGLGGVLPELGILLVFGVVTIPLGLLVFGRAETWAKRTGKLKRAG; this is encoded by the coding sequence ATGACCACCCCAGTCCATCCACCTTCCCCGTCCCCCGATCCCCACCGCACCACGCCTGGCACGCTGGCCCACCAGTTGCGCGCCGCCTTTGCCTTCGTGTTCCGCGACTTTCACCTGACCCGGCGCTACTGGTCGTGGGTGCTGGTGTTCACCTTCTACGACATGGTGTCGGCCGCCAGCATCATGCTGATTGGCGTGGCGGCGGGCAGCCCGCGCCTGACGCTGACGCTGCTGCTGGGAGCGGTGATGTGGTCCTTTCTGGGCCGCCTGTTTGGCGAGATCGCCAACTCCATTTCCTACGAACGCTGGGAAGGCACGATTGAGTACACTTTCATGGCGCCGGTCAGCCGCCTGACGCATCTGGTGGGGGTGAGCCTGTTTGCGGGCGCCTACGCCCTGCTGCGCGGGGTGCTGGTGTTTCTGTTCATGGGTCTGTTTGTGGACATTGGCGCCAGCTTTGGGCAGGTGCTGCAGTGTCTGGTGGTGTTTATGGTCGCCAGCTTGGGCTTTATGGGCATTGGCCTGATGGCCGCCGTGCTGCCCGTCATGAGCACCGAAAACGGCGCGCAGGCCACCAATATCATTCAGGCGGTGTTTCTGCTGATTTCCGGTGTGTACTACCCCGTCAGCGTGTTGCCCGGGTGGTTGCAGCCGGTCAGTGCGCTGTCGCCGGCCACATACGCGCTGGAGGCGTGTCGCAAGATTCTGGGGGTGAATGGCACAGGCACGGCCATTGAGGCCGGCGTGGGGCTGGGCGGGGTGCTGCCGGAACTGGGCATTCTGCTGGTGTTTGGGGTGGTGACGATTCCGCTGGGGCTGCTGGTGTTTGGCCGCGCCGAAACCTGGGCAAAACGCACTGGAAAACTCAAACGCGCCGGGTAA